AGGAGCCGCTGCACTTAACAAAATCAACTTTcttcattttgattggttacCGACTTTGATTTGTGTACACAGGATCCCACTGATGTAACGCCTGTAGCACACAACCTTATATTTAAGAAGTGCCTCAGCTCTAAGGCTCCTATTTATCTCACTGCAAGTTGACGGAAGGAATTATTTCGGAATGTTTCCATCGACAAGCTTCGCATTATATTAGTAGACGAGATTTAAATAGAATAATGCGAcctgaaatgtttttgtgtGATGGGGTTGACATAAAACACTAAACTAAAACCAAGAGTAGATTATCCACTCTTGCTCAATTAAGCCCACTTTTGGTTGTTATTTCACCGCAGTTGCGGAAAGTCTTGAGACCCTGCAGAAATCTGACAGATGCTAGAATATGGCGAGGTGAGATCTCAACACTCAAGCTTACAATCAAACGAGGAGAAAAATACGTACTTAGGGCGGGAAGAAAAGTGGTCAGTTGAAATTAAGGATTAGTTAGTATAAGGCGACTAAGAGGAAGAGgctccaaaaattgacaacacTACAGCGTTATTTGCTATTTGAGTTGATGTACGCTTGCAAATTTACATAACAATGAAGCCAACGCTTTTATGGGTACTATACGAAATACTCCTGTTGCTAATACCATAGCAACAAATACTGTGCGAAATATTGGCGAACTCCATTGTTATCCCCGAAAGTCTGAGGAAATTCACGTAAACTCAAAGCTAAAAGGCCAAGAGATAAACCCTCTCACGGTGTTCTCACAACTTGGCAGGTGGATGGCAAGGCTTTAAGTTGCTTGCATCACGAATTTTAGGTAGTATTCACGGCAAATTTCTCCTGATCCCAACAGGGGTCACTTAGTCTTGAAAAAACCGTTTTCTTAAAGGAACCGTGTTCAGCTACTCGGACGTGAATTGAAATCAATGGCACAGTCGAACAACATAATAGAAAATAAATGGCGGAAGGTATTTTACGAGAAACATCGCAAACGAGTAAGTTATAATAAGAAAACGTCATTTTCTCCCTTATTGATGATAGACGCCATGTGCACTCGTCTGTGGAGCGAAAAATTCCTCGATCCTTTGGCATTTTTTGTGCTGCCTCATGCCATTTTACCAGCGGAAAATCGTTTATCACAAATTCAATGGGCATAAAAATGCTTTTCCTTTTCGTTTGTTTAGGCATTCCGAATTTTTAAGTCTCTGTACGTCGTTTTCATTGCTGCTATATAATTTCATCTATATCctgttttgattatttttagcTCTCAGAAACCAAATCCCGATTAAAAACAGAAACCACTTTGCAATATAATGACGCGGAGGCCCAGCAACAACTGAGATTCAGGAGAATTCTGGTAATCTCCCATCTTTTGGTGTGTTGATGAACTTTTCAGCTGgctatttttgtttaaatattaCGTGCTTTTTACGGTTATTCTCGTGAGGGAAGATGGGGCCAGCAGCAATCCTCACAGTTCCTTTCGATTAACAAATGGATTGACTTGAAGATAAATCCCACTCGATTGAGTGAAATATAAAATGATCGCTGTCATGGCGGCTAGCAAATGTTTTCAGAGAGCTGTGCATGTGACTAATCCCAGTAGGTCCGCAATTCGTACATACTATGGTCTCCTGATACTGGAGCTATTACAAGAAGTAAAATGAATCTGCTTCGAAATCTGCAGGCTGAAGAAGAGCGCCAAGCTGTGATCGATAAACAGAACACCCGCTTACTTCAGAGAATTATTGATGTTATGACTTCGAAGAAGAAAACCTTTCCACCGACGGATGTAAAAGAAGCAAATCGAAAGGTGAATGAGCTAAATGAAATCAGGAAAGATCTAACCCGGAACCACTGAATTTGATTAAATTCAGTTATACCTCTCTTAACTCAGCACGGGTGAAGAAAATAGGCTTTCTGGCGCCGTACAGCTCGGGCTGAGACTTGGACGATTGGTGGGGATCTTGTCCAGAGGGTATTACTTCATATACGGAGACCAATGGAAGGCTTGGGTCAACCGCTCGGGTCTTAGTTGCTCCGTATGCACCTTAGTCTACCTTATCCGGCTTAAATTGCTTTATTGATACCAAAAAAGTTCACCTCAACTTCAAAAAAGGATTTGACTTACCCACATCCTCTCCACTTCCGAATCTACGCCTAGTGTTTTTGTTTGCATTAATTTTCGCTTATTTACAGGTTAGCAAAAGTGAAATGGAGCGCCGGGATAAATCAACAGCAAAGTCAGGACAAGCTCTTAGGCTGCCAGCAGTCTAGAAATGCCGGCTATATAGTCAACGAAAAATTTCCAGAGATTCGAACCGGCGAGACAATAAGAAAACAGTTGAACCGACGAGTAACATACCtagacgtttcgacaacctgtgcggaaaccatcttcagagtcaagtgatagccttagggggtgtttacatgaaaAACCTCGCACCGGCGCGAGTTTCACGTACACTGAGATGACGTTTTGATTCGTATCGCGTTTACATGATGACTGGGTCTTTTCATATCTTCTTATTTAACGGTACATTTCATGTTGATAAAATACACGTTTGGTTCAAAATCGCAAACATTACGCATGCGCTACCCGTTCCAGTCTACCGGCGGACCGATTTCACACCGAAATGGGTGGTCGTTTCGAGTTTACATGTTAAGACACTTCGTACCGGAGTGAAATTCTTGCCCCGGGGACTCGCGTCGGCAAAACATTTTGTGGTGGTATTatgtaaacaaatatagagCCATGAGAGGGAACCGGAGTGAACTCGCCCCGgtgtcatgtaaacacccccttagtcagctgaaaattcaaaaaccctggtgagcaatttgaatgCTTAATAGATAGAGCAGCCTTTGGTAaacgcgtgatgtgattggctgagaaGACGAGTGCGGAGATGTAACAATGTGTCAAAGTTTTCTgttgagtaatcgtttgtaaggaagaggttgacaacgatttagggcagtttgttctacgttagtaaaccagctttcgaagTGTAATTCGTTGAAAGTAGTCGGtcctgtaggttaaacacgtagtagagtcccagtcgatagtgCATGTggttttaagtggtgttcggcgatgttattctTAAGGTCACCATTTTGCAGtatagctcgtttgtgttcgtttagtcgcgtggttaagtttctgccgggcTCAGCAAtgtaagtggcctggcagtcggagcatttgatcttatattATAAACTGCTCTGTCTTCAGCGTCGTCTTGGTGGCCATCTGTTAacattagtgagtaagcgtcgtaaagtgaataTGAGTTTACGTGAAACTAAGATGTTGTAAAAGCTGGTCATATCGCTCACcaaggtttttgaattttcaactgagtaagactatcacttgacccTGAATATGGCTTTTGCACAAGGTAGCGAGACAATGTTgcgtaaaaatgaaaaaaatcaagcTGTGCTATAGTGTGCTTTTTGATTTTACCTAAAATGCATTTGCCTTTCCCACCACTTACTCCAGCTTATCAGACGCTAATTATATAAACCCAGCTACCTGTGCTCGTAAAAGGCTACCACTCACCCAACATAACACGTAGGGGAACAGGGAAATATTTCACTCCACTTCCTTCCCACGCCAAGATCGCCGTTGTCGAATTAGCTTTTCAACGAGAGTGCCTTGCACACGGTAagcatttgttttcaaggagatTCGCTCTTCCAAAGACCAATTTTGCATACATGTAGTGTTATCGTTTTTCCCAATCGTGGGGTAAACACGCTGtcggaaaaaaaacatattttcgTGTGGCACCGAAATTCTAAACATGCGTGTTCAAATTATCCCAACTATCTTGTAATAAGTAGAAAACGTGAACCACAAATTAAACGTCTCAGCCtttatgaatgaatgaagtCTATAATTGTGGGGATAAAAATTTAAGCCCTTAATTTAGTTTGCCTTATTAAAAAAACGATGTATTGTTTACCACGTTCAAAACATTCTGAATTGAAAGCACAAATTTGCATCGTCCATGATTAACGACTCTCAATATGGactaaatttcaattttttttttcaatttagatCGCGATAGGAAAGAAAACATAAATGAGACTTTTGACGGGTTTTGTGACGAGCAGCTACAATATTTTGCGGCCTGAATGAAGGACTTTGAGCCCGTTTGACAATTAATATATTGTCACCTGTGACagttcaatattaattttttgtcatttgacAACTGATCGTTATCCCACCACcaagaaaatatttattttgaacGCCAAATGAAGATGCAGCGGCCATATTTAGTGAGGTATTCACATCATGAACTGAGCTGCGCAGTAACAGTGACGTTAACATTTGATTGACATCATTACTCTCACACTGGGAgagatatttaatttttgaagcGATCACGGCTTCACTTTCACGGTTTAAAATTCGATAAAATGGCAAAACAGTCTGGGATTCCTTTCAGGTTACATCCTGTGTATATGAAAACAAGCAAATGAAAACCGGTACCGGTTGTATTTTAGTTTGAAGCCATTATTGAAGCCATTAGCCGAACAGGTGCATACTATGGACAAACCAACGGGCAGAGGTAAGAAAAATTTGACGCTGACTGGTTGGAAAGCAAGAACTTTTTTACTTCATTAATATTGTCATGCTTTGATGAAAGCCCTTGCCGACAACGTCATtgtattgagaaaatccccgtaagCGTATAATACAGGTGCCAAcaatacattaaaaaaacaaaaaaaaaaaaagaaaaagaaaaaaaagtgggaAATGGCTGACTAATTCTGAAGTTTAGGTAACCTTAATCAAATTTAAAGTACTTTCTTCAGTTATTCACTTAcatctttttttcgttttgttctgTTGTTGTACTTTTGTTAATTTCAATGCGTCTCCTCCATGCAACAAATTACTGTATTTGCAAAACTATGAATATTAACTTAATTAGTAGAGGTTTTAAAAAGCAGCTGGGGTATGTTTTTCCCCCTTTTTCTTATAACACGCGGCTGTTTCAAGATTTCCCTAGTTTCTGTATTTCAAATTCCTTGTTCTGGGGTTGAGGCTTTTATCACAACATCGAAATCATCACCGGTGTAAACAACGACTATTTTAGCAATGACTGCAAACAAGACAAAATATATCACCCCTTCGAATGAAACAAGTCATTCGAAGTATCCTAACAGCAGGGTCGAACCTTCACCAAACTGGCTGATTGCAAAGCGAGAGTTGGGGTGGCTATGGGATGCTCATGTGTATGGCTTTGCTGCAATATTTGCCTTAATCGCAACCTTCTCAGTCACTTTTATCGTTTGCAAGCGTGGAGCCATATTCAAGAAACGTAAAGCACATTTCGCAGTTATGGTTTCCGCCTTAGCTGTAGCGGGGTTTCTTCGTTCCGTTGTTCTGTTGTGGAATCCATATGTATCGAGTAATAGCCCTCTCGATTCACAGGTTTTATTTTGTGTGATTTCCTGGGGAATTGCCAGAGCGTGTATCACTTCAAGCTTTAGCATCATGCTTTTGATTTTGGTAGAGACAACAAAGACCTCACTGGGTCCTGAACGCCTCAAAAACTTACCCTTCCTAATAACAATGACACTGGTAAATGTTTTGTACTTGTTATTATCAGAACTAGTAGTCTGGTTTCACCCGGAGGCACATGTTATGATCTTTATTTGCCACGTAGCATTCGCATCTTGGGGCCTTGTCGTTTCCATTGGTTACTCCGTTGCTGGCGCAAGAATGAGGCGCAATTTGAAGGCTTCTCTTGGTGGAGCATTTTTCAGCAGAACACTTTATCAAGAATCCAACAGCCTTAAGCGATTATTCATTCTTATGTTCTTCGCGTCTTCCTTTGGTGCGATTAACTTCACTGTGTCACTATACACTGCAATCGGAGAGTTTGGAGTGTATTCCGAGAAGCGCTACATTAAAAGCTGGGATTGGTTTATTGTCCAGTCTACACTAAGAACCTTAGAATCACTAcagtgtattttcattttcctaattgttttcaaagctCCAAATGATGACTGAATAATGATCTTGGCACCCTTTCTGTCCACCACGGGAATGGCAAACAACGATCAACTTGCACCAGTAGTTTGTAATAAAGAATGTGTTTACTAGACAGGGGCTCCCTTATTTGTGGCTCGTAGAGAAATATTTAAGCTTAGGCTTAGGAAGGAGGAAAACCTCGTTCCATTAAGAGCAATAATACTGATAGAAATGGCGATTTAGTCTGGGCTTCCAATAACGGTGATTCAGTTTTTTTGCTCTTTCTAATCAACCTTATTTTCTTAAAGTAGCTAAACTATTGAGTACACGTTGTACATCGGTAGccgttataaataaataaataaatatgctGTAATGAGAAATAAACTTTGTGAATTAAGGCATAAATGTGTATAATCGATTAATACTTCAAAAGTTTCGCCGTTTAGAGCTTCGCCAGCGGATGAAGATCATGAATATAAGATTGATTTATATAAAAATGGCTTGTCAAGTCTGAGCTCATAAATGTCATGATGTTTATCTAAATTTAGAGTTCGTGctctatatatgtatatatttagtattCTCACTGCATATATAATGAGCGCATCATGCTAATGCACCGCTTTCCGCTAATCCCAAGGGTCTAGGTTAGTGGCGTCTAGTATGATCCTTTGTGGTCTTTCAAGCATAAAATCTGGCCTCGCAGTGCGAAATTTCGCAGTTTGACCACCTCTCACCCAGCCTTACTGCATATCTTTTGCTTAGGCGGTCGCAGATTCGTCCCATAACTTAGTCTAATGTGATCGCAACAATAGATATGCAGTGAGAATAAATTAACATtaatttaccgtagtctattgtgaatccgttAATTTGATCGGCTATATTTCCGTTTACCATCTGCTGATAGGCTACggtaatttataaaataactaagatagtacgcgcgctctgattggcggagaggcgtgtttgcatgaaggtatgtaaacacggttgtgtgacgtaaagatacacgagttgtaaacacgccatcacCATATTtcgaaatgtaagttttgattggtcagttgagaaatgccattgtcgaATCAATGTTGTAGGAGATAccttttgatcagtaaaatggttttcttttatctttccccgcgttgtagttttaaaggaagttattttataaaggcAATAGGTAACTTTTTCCCGGTGTTTGCATAATCTGATATAAGCACTCGAgcggttgggagaattctcgacggTTGGAAGAATTCTCGTTGGGagaataataaaaaattccCCAAACGCCCCAGGCAAGGATAAGTTATGGGAAGAAGCGAGCCCTACGGCTGCTACTCCCGAAAGCTAGGCGTGGCGGTAACGCCCCAACAGAATACACAAATGAATTTAACTCTCCCCATGACTCAAAAAGCTCTATTGGAAACTTTACAACTTTCACGATATGAAGCCACACAGCAGGGGAAACCATGTAGGGCGAGGGATTCGGGCCTGCAACGCGAGGCCTTTCCCCTTTCCAACTGTACCACTGAACAAAATAGGACGAGACTTCTTCCGGGCAAAAATCAAAACGAGGTTTTTTTGCACGGGGTGCAATGAGAAAAGCGCCAA
This genomic window from Acropora muricata isolate sample 2 chromosome 2, ASM3666990v1, whole genome shotgun sequence contains:
- the LOC136909580 gene encoding uncharacterized protein, with the translated sequence MTANKTKYITPSNETSHSKYPNSRVEPSPNWLIAKRELGWLWDAHVYGFAAIFALIATFSVTFIVCKRGAIFKKRKAHFAVMVSALAVAGFLRSVVLLWNPYVSSNSPLDSQVLFCVISWGIARACITSSFSIMLLILVETTKTSLGPERLKNLPFLITMTLVNVLYLLLSELVVWFHPEAHVMIFICHVAFASWGLVVSIGYSVAGARMRRNLKASLGGAFFSRTLYQESNSLKRLFILMFFASSFGAINFTVSLYTAIGEFGVYSEKRYIKSWDWFIVQSTLRTLESLQCIFIFLIVFKAPNDD
- the LOC136909587 gene encoding uncharacterized protein CFAP97D2-like isoform X2, which codes for MAQSNNIIENKWRKVFYEKHRKRLSETKSRLKTETTLQYNDAEAQQQLRFRRILAEEERQAVIDKQNTRLLQRIIDVMTSKKKTFPPTDVKEANRKVSKSEMERRDKSTAKSGQALRLPAV
- the LOC136909587 gene encoding uncharacterized protein isoform X1, with amino-acid sequence MGTIRNTPVANTIATNTVRNIGELHCYPRKSEEIHVNSKLKGQEINPLTVFSQLGRNRVQLLGRELKSMAQSNNIIENKWRKVFYEKHRKRLSETKSRLKTETTLQYNDAEAQQQLRFRRILAEEERQAVIDKQNTRLLQRIIDVMTSKKKTFPPTDVKEANRKVSKSEMERRDKSTAKSGQALRLPAV